Proteins from one bacterium genomic window:
- a CDS encoding NAD(P)/FAD-dependent oxidoreductase — translation MPSGALTVAVVGAGPAGLVAAGEAAGAGAQVTLLEGGERAGRKLLLTGKGRCNLSNTLSIEEFIAGFGTNGAFLRNGLHRYFTAELRAFLATIGVETAVERGGRVY, via the coding sequence GTGCCAAGTGGCGCGCTGACGGTCGCGGTCGTCGGCGCCGGCCCCGCGGGCCTCGTGGCCGCGGGCGAGGCGGCGGGCGCCGGGGCGCAGGTCACGCTGCTCGAGGGCGGGGAGCGGGCCGGCCGGAAGCTGCTGCTCACCGGCAAGGGCCGCTGCAACCTCTCGAACACGCTGTCGATCGAGGAGTTCATCGCGGGCTTCGGCACCAACGGCGCCTTCCTGCGCAACGGCCTGCACCGCTATTTCACGGCGGAGCTGCGGGCGTTCCTCGCCACCATCGGCGTCGAGACGGCGGTGGAGCGCGGCGGGCGGGTCTACC
- the queD gene encoding 6-carboxytetrahydropterin synthase QueD: MYYSAITATFSAAHALRNYQGKCERLHGHNWKIEVLTGTDTLDPAGMGLDFTVLRERLGAVLAHLDHRFLNDLEPFRTCSPSSELIARHIFEQLAPAIDDGRVRLVGVKVWESEGSWAEYRP; encoded by the coding sequence GTGTATTACTCCGCCATCACCGCGACGTTCTCCGCCGCGCACGCCCTGCGCAACTACCAGGGCAAGTGCGAGCGCCTGCACGGGCACAACTGGAAGATCGAGGTGCTCACGGGCACCGACACGCTCGATCCGGCCGGCATGGGGCTGGACTTCACGGTGCTCCGCGAGCGGCTCGGCGCGGTGCTCGCCCACCTCGATCACCGCTTCCTCAACGACCTGGAGCCCTTCCGCACATGCAGCCCCTCCTCCGAGCTGATCGCCCGCCACATCTTCGAGCAGCTCGCCCCGGCGATCGACGATGGGCGCGTGCGCCTGGTCGGCGTGAAGGTCTGGGAATCCGAGGGTTCGTGGGCGGAGTACCGCCCCTGA
- a CDS encoding prepilin peptidase has product MHETPWFFPVVAALFGAVVGSFLNVVIHRLPAGESIVHPGSRCPRCGAPIRPWDNIPVFGWLALRGRCRDCREPISVRYPLVELANALLWAALALRFGPGLPFLAFAAFCSALLAITMIDVDHWIIPDAITLPGVVLGLVASFVMPPRESLLADLLYDRLGLARLPAPLASPGFWDSLAALLIGGGFFYLVAVISRGGMGGGDIKLTAMMGAFLGLRDLGVAVFIGLLSGSAVGIGLMIAGRKGRRDLIPFGPFLALGGVTAVFWARPLVDWYVHLRGF; this is encoded by the coding sequence GTGCACGAGACCCCGTGGTTCTTCCCCGTCGTCGCCGCGCTCTTCGGAGCCGTCGTGGGCAGCTTCCTCAACGTCGTGATCCACCGCCTCCCCGCCGGCGAGTCCATCGTCCATCCCGGCTCGCGCTGCCCGCGCTGCGGCGCACCGATCCGCCCGTGGGACAACATTCCGGTCTTCGGCTGGCTCGCGCTGCGCGGACGCTGCCGCGACTGCCGCGAGCCGATCTCGGTGCGCTACCCCCTCGTCGAGCTGGCCAACGCCCTGCTCTGGGCCGCGCTCGCGCTGCGCTTCGGCCCCGGCCTGCCCTTTCTCGCCTTCGCCGCCTTCTGCTCGGCGCTGCTGGCGATCACGATGATCGACGTCGACCACTGGATCATTCCCGACGCGATCACGCTCCCCGGGGTCGTCCTCGGCCTCGTGGCGAGCTTCGTCATGCCGCCGCGCGAGAGCCTGCTCGCCGACCTGCTCTACGACCGGCTCGGCCTCGCGCGGCTCCCCGCGCCGCTGGCCTCGCCGGGCTTCTGGGACTCGCTGGCGGCGCTGCTGATCGGCGGGGGCTTCTTCTACCTGGTCGCTGTCATCAGCCGCGGCGGCATGGGCGGCGGCGACATCAAGCTCACCGCCATGATGGGGGCGTTCCTCGGGCTGCGCGATCTCGGCGTCGCGGTCTTCATCGGCCTGCTCTCGGGCTCGGCCGTGGGCATCGGCCTGATGATCGCCGGGCGCAAGGGCCGCCGGGACCTCATTCCCTTCGGGCCCTTTCTCGCCCTCGGGGGCGTGACCGCGGTCTTCTGGGCGCGGCCGCTCGTGGACTGGTACGTGCACCTGCGTGGCTTCTGA